In Betaproteobacteria bacterium, the DNA window GGACTCCACGGTTGTGAGACACAACTCTCTTCTGCAACCGTCGTACCAATGAACAAAACTGATAAAAACCATATCCTTAGAAACTATCTTCGAGATCGCGTCGAGAAAAAACGTCGCCTGCGAGCGACAGACAATGCGACAGAGCCTGCATCGCCCCGCGCCGTGCCTCTATCGCCAGTCGCCGGCGAGCGACGACCTGTCACTCCGCGGCATTCTTGAAGAGCCGCGGGTCGAGATGATGACGCTGCAGCAGCTTGTAGAACTCGGTGCGGTTGCGCTTGGCCATCCGCGCTGCCTGCGACACGTTGCCGTTGGTGATTTTCAGCACCTGCGCGAGGTATTCCCGCTCGAAGCGGCGCCGCGCCTCCTCGAACGAGGACAGGGTCTCGGTCTGCGTCTTCAGTGCCCCCTGAACAAGGCTGGCCGGCACCACGGGCGAGGTGGAAAGCGCGACCGTCTGCTCGACCAGGTTGTAGAGCTGGCGGACATTGCCCGGCCACGGCGAGGAGATCAGGAGTTCCAGCGCTTCCGGTGCGAATCCGTTCACCGTCTTCTTGTAGCGCGCGGACAACTGCCGCAGGAAGTGATGCGCGAGCAGCGCGATGTCCTCCCGCCGCTCCGCGAGCGACGGCAGCGCCAGGTGCACGACGTTCAGGCGATAGTAGAGATCCTCGCGGAAGCGCCCGGCGGCGATCTCGACTTCGAGATCGCGATGCGTGGCAGAGATGATCCGCACGTTGATATCCAGGGTGCCGGTCGAGCCGACCGGCCGCACCTGCCCTTCCTGCAGTACCCGCAGCAGCTTGACCTGCAGCGAAAGCGGCATGTCGCCGACCTCGTCGAGCAGCAGCGTGCCGCCGTCGGCCGCCTGGAACAGGCCGCGGTAGTCGCGGATCGCGCCCGTGAAGGCGCCCTTGGTGTGGCCGAAGAGCTCGGATTCCAGCAGCGGCTCGGGGATGGCGCCGCAGTTCACCGCATGGAACTGCCGCTTCGCGCGGGTACTCGCCCGGTGAATCGCCTGCGCAAGCAGCTCCTTGCCGGTGCCGCTCTCGCCCGTGATGAGTACGCTCGCGTCGCTTTCGGCCACCAGCCGCGCCTTGGCGAGCAAGTCCTCCATCTGCGGGCTGCGCGTGATGACATCGGCGCGCCAGGCCTCGCTGCGGACCGGCTCCTCCCCTTCCTCCTTGATACCGGGTTCGGCGACACCGGAGACGGTGACGGCGCGCTCCAGTTCATCGAGCAGCGCTTTCGGATCGAAGGGCTTGGTGAGATAGCCGAAGATGCCGCGGCGGGTCGCCGTGACGGCGTCGGGAATCGTGCCGTGCGCGGTGAGCATCAGCACCGGCAGCGCCGGATTGTCGCGGTGGATCGCCTCGAAGAGCGACATGCCGTCCATCCCGCCCATGCGCAGATCGGTGACGACCGCCTGCGGGCGCGACAGCGACAGCTGGGCAAGCGCGGCTTCGCCGCTCTCCGCCGCCTTGACGTCGTAGCCGGCGGCCTTGAGACGGATCGACAGAAGCTTGAGCAGATCGGGGTCGTCGTCGACGACGAGGACCCGGGGTTTTGTCGCGTTCATGAGTGTCATTTTTTGTGCGGCGATGATTGTTCGCGGTCGATGAGACTCTTCTCGACCTCTTTCAGGGCGTCCAGCTTCTCCTGCAGGGAGTCCGCCCGCTTCTGCTCCTCGCGCATCCGCTCTTCCAGCTTCCGGTTGTCGCCGATCTGGAAGTAGGCGAAGGCAGCCAAGGCGCGCATGCCGTTGCCGGTGCCTCCCTTCTCCTTCACCATCGGTTCGAGGAGCGCCGCAGCCCTGGCATCATCGGCGCCGCCGGTGTTCGGCAGCAGCAACAGCAACGCATACAACAGCCGGTTGTAGTCCGTCTTCGCGCGTGCGAACGACTGCCGTGCCTGTTCGAGTTCTTTCGCCGCCTCGCCCGCCGCCATCCTGCGCACGCCTTCGCTCTGTACGAGGAGTCGATAGAGCTCGGTCTGCTGCGGCTCCTGCGGCGGGGGAAGTGGCGCCGGCTCGGTCTTGACCTCGGGTCGCGGCGGCTCCACCAGGACCGGCGCGGGTTCGGGCGGCACCACCTCGGGTGGTGGCACGACGGGCTTCGTGTGAGTGCACGCCGTGAATAGCGCGAACGCCGCGGCCAGCAGGATTGGCGAAGTGTACCGCGGAACCGGGTTCTTCATACAGCACTCACCGAGGTCGCTCCCAAATCAGGAACCCGTCGCGCGACCCGTGGCAGGTTCACGCGAAAGCAGGCGCCCCCGGCTTCGGCGTTGCGCGCCTCCACACTGCCGCCGTGGGCGGATACGTATTCCTTGACGATGGACAACCCCAGACCCGACCCCTTGATGCGCTGGTGGGGAGCACGGCGACCGCGAAAGAAGGCATCGAAGACCTTCTCCCGCTCCTCCTCCGCCAGCCCGGGTCCCGCATCGCGCACCTCGATGATCACGCGCTCCCCGCTCAAGGTGGCACCCATCCGGATGGTTTGCCCATCGGGAGAGAATTTGATGGCGTTGGACAGCAGGTTGTCGAAGATCGTGGCGATCCGCCTCTCGTCTCCCTCGATCATGATATCAGGGCATACGAGAGCGAAGTTCAGCCCACGGCTGCGCAGGGCAAGCTGGTGCTTCCAGGCCACGCCCTCCAGCACCGGCCGCAGCGCGAAGCGGGTGATGTTGAGAATCGACTTGCCGGCCTGCAGGGCCTGGTAAGCAAGCAGGTCCTCGATCAGCCGCTGCAGTTCGACGCCGTTCACCCGCAGAATCTCGACCACTTCGCGCTGATCCTCGGAAAGCGGCCCGACCGCACCCTCGGCGAGCAGGTCGGCGCCTTCCTTCAGCGCAGTCAGCGGAGTCTTGAGTTCGTGCGACACGTGCCGCAGCAGGCGCGCCTTCTGTTCCTCGAGATCGAGCAGGCGCTGTCGCATCCAGTCGAGGCGACGCCCGAGATATTCGAGATCGGCCGGCCCGTCGACGTGGATTTCGGTGTTGAAGTCCGCTTCGCCGAGCTGCCGGATCGCGCCTTCGATCTGGCGGATCGGCTTCGCGATGAGCGCCGTGAATCCGACCACGAGAAACACCACCACCGGCACCAGCCCGAGCAATTGCCAGATGACGAGCTTGCGCACCTCCTCCGCCTTTTCCTGCAGCGAACGTACCTCCCGGTCGACTACCTCGCTCCCCTGCTGCTCGATGGTCCGCGCGAGGTCGGCCAGCGCAGTGAACTCGCCCACCGCATCGCGCAGCGCATCGGGATTCGAGCGCGACTCGAAGACGCGGCTGTGCAGCGCCTGTTCGGCACTGTTCAGTTCGGCCAGCAGTTCACGCCGCGCGGTGTCCGGGACCAGTTCTTCAAGTCCCACCGCCTCGGTACGGAACTTCTCGTGCGCGACCTCGAAGCCTTCCAGCAGCGAATCGTCGCCAAGGATCATGAACTGGCGAAAGCGGCGCTCCATGACCGTCACCTGCTCGATCAGGATGCGGCTCGCCTGCGCCGCCTGCACCGCCTGGTGCACGGCCTTGCGGCTCTGGTTCGCCACCTGCCCCACGGACAATGCGCTGGTGGCAAGCCCGAGCAGCAGCGGCAACGCCACCAGCATGAAGCCGACTACCGTCAGCATCAGGAACGAGCGGGGATAGTATCGCTGCATCATGTGGCCGGCCCGGGGGCGAGACGGCGCCGAAGAACCACCACCCGCGCTCCCGTGAAATATCCGATCGTCGAGAGCATAATCATTCACCGGTACAAACAAAAGCTGCGTTACCTTTGCCGCATGTCTGCCTATCAACGCATCCTGGTTCCCGTCGACGGCAGTGAAAGTTCGCTTCTGGGGGTGCGCGAGGCCGTTCGCCTCGCCCGTGATCAGGCGGCGAAGATCCGCTTCGTGTTCGTCGTCGACGAATCTGCCGTCGGACTCACCCTGGAAGGATTCGTCGCATTCAACGACATCGTCGACGCGCTGAAACAGGCCGGGCGGGATGCGCTCGCCGGCGCGGACGCACTCGCACGCGAGGCGGGTCTCGATGCGGAGACATCGCTCGTGGAGGAATACGCGGGCCGCGTCGCGGATGCGATCGTCGAAGCGGCGAAGCGCTGGCCCGCCGATCTCATCGTGATGGGCACGCACGGTCGCCGCGGACTCCAGCACGCGCTCGTCGGCAGCGAGGCGGAAGGCGTGATGCACAAGGCACCGGTGCCGCTGCTGCTGGTGCGGGGCAAGACCTGAACCGCTCGCTCGATGGCTGAACTTGCGCTTGGCCCCGCCGATGACGGACGTGCCTTCGACGCGCGGCCGGGAACGATGATCGTCATCGAACTGCCGGAGAATCCCACGACCGGCTTTCGCTGGTCCCTGCGCTCGAAGGTCGCGCCGGTCCTCGTGCTCAAGGCCGACCCGTTCGTGCCGCCGCAGAACACGCGTCCCGGCGCGGGTGGCAGCCGCCGCTTCGAATTCACTGCTTCAACCATCGGAAGCGCCGGGATCGTGCTGTGGAACTGGCGCGAGTGGGAAGGCGAGGGGTCGGTGGCGAAGCGCTACCAGGTAACGGTGAGGGTGAAATAAGACAGGCGCAGGGCAATCCCGGAGGTTCGCGCCCCGGCTATGCCGCGACCATTTGCTCCCGTTCCAGCGCCCGATCCAGCGCCGGACGCGACAGCAGACGGTCGGCATAGGCGCGCAGCAGGTCGGAATCGACTGGAATCCTGGCCGAGGTCGCCCACGCCAGTATGTGGGAGAGCATGATGTCGGCGGCGGTAAAGCGATCGCCCAGGATGAAAGCGTTGTCGCCGAGACCTTTCTCGAGGACGCGACAGGCGCGCCCGAATTCCCACTTGGCGGCCTCCTCGACCGCCGGCACCCGCAGTTCCTGCGGCAGCGCGAAGCGATGCTTGGCAAGGGTCCGCAGCGGCTGCTCGAGTTCGGAGATCGCGAACGCCAGCCATTGGTTGTAGCGGGCACGGTCGGCTGTGCCGAAGCCAGGGGTCAACCCCGACGCGGGAAAGCAATC includes these proteins:
- a CDS encoding HAMP domain-containing histidine kinase; this translates as MQRYYPRSFLMLTVVGFMLVALPLLLGLATSALSVGQVANQSRKAVHQAVQAAQASRILIEQVTVMERRFRQFMILGDDSLLEGFEVAHEKFRTEAVGLEELVPDTARRELLAELNSAEQALHSRVFESRSNPDALRDAVGEFTALADLARTIEQQGSEVVDREVRSLQEKAEEVRKLVIWQLLGLVPVVVFLVVGFTALIAKPIRQIEGAIRQLGEADFNTEIHVDGPADLEYLGRRLDWMRQRLLDLEEQKARLLRHVSHELKTPLTALKEGADLLAEGAVGPLSEDQREVVEILRVNGVELQRLIEDLLAYQALQAGKSILNITRFALRPVLEGVAWKHQLALRSRGLNFALVCPDIMIEGDERRIATIFDNLLSNAIKFSPDGQTIRMGATLSGERVIIEVRDAGPGLAEEEREKVFDAFFRGRRAPHQRIKGSGLGLSIVKEYVSAHGGSVEARNAEAGGACFRVNLPRVARRVPDLGATSVSAV
- a CDS encoding universal stress protein, which codes for MSAYQRILVPVDGSESSLLGVREAVRLARDQAAKIRFVFVVDESAVGLTLEGFVAFNDIVDALKQAGRDALAGADALAREAGLDAETSLVEEYAGRVADAIVEAAKRWPADLIVMGTHGRRGLQHALVGSEAEGVMHKAPVPLLLVRGKT
- a CDS encoding sigma 54-interacting transcriptional regulator, encoding MNATKPRVLVVDDDPDLLKLLSIRLKAAGYDVKAAESGEAALAQLSLSRPQAVVTDLRMGGMDGMSLFEAIHRDNPALPVLMLTAHGTIPDAVTATRRGIFGYLTKPFDPKALLDELERAVTVSGVAEPGIKEEGEEPVRSEAWRADVITRSPQMEDLLAKARLVAESDASVLITGESGTGKELLAQAIHRASTRAKRQFHAVNCGAIPEPLLESELFGHTKGAFTGAIRDYRGLFQAADGGTLLLDEVGDMPLSLQVKLLRVLQEGQVRPVGSTGTLDINVRIISATHRDLEVEIAAGRFREDLYYRLNVVHLALPSLAERREDIALLAHHFLRQLSARYKKTVNGFAPEALELLISSPWPGNVRQLYNLVEQTVALSTSPVVPASLVQGALKTQTETLSSFEEARRRFEREYLAQVLKITNGNVSQAARMAKRNRTEFYKLLQRHHLDPRLFKNAAE
- a CDS encoding glutathione S-transferase C-terminal domain-containing protein, encoding MTPGFGTADRARYNQWLAFAISELEQPLRTLAKHRFALPQELRVPAVEEAAKWEFGRACRVLEKGLGDNAFILGDRFTAADIMLSHILAWATSARIPVDSDLLRAYADRLLSRPALDRALEREQMVAA
- a CDS encoding protease inhibitor I42 family protein, with translation MAELALGPADDGRAFDARPGTMIVIELPENPTTGFRWSLRSKVAPVLVLKADPFVPPQNTRPGAGGSRRFEFTASTIGSAGIVLWNWREWEGEGSVAKRYQVTVRVK